CACGCACCAATAAATGTTGGAATAAACGCTGGTGCGCAATGCACACCCTACCAGTGGGTATTTATCAGGGTAGGGTGCGTACCACGCACCATGGTTTGTGGATTCCCGTCTACTAGTAAATGACAAGAGGATATATGAAGATATCAATAGTGGTAGCGATGGCTGAGAATTCGGTGATTGGTATTGAAAACCGTCTGCCCTGGCATCTACCTGCTGATCTGGCGCATTTCAAGGCGGTCACTATGGGCAAGCCTATCCTGATGGGGCGTAAGACCTACGAGTCTATAGGCAGACCTCTGCCGGGACGAACTAATATTGTGGTGAGTCGTAATATTGAACTGGAAGCACCGGGTTGTGTGGTGGTGGATTCGATTGAAGCCGCTCTGGCTGAGGCGCAGCAGGAAACCCCGGATGAGATCATGATTATTGGTGGTGCTTATTTCTACCAGCAGATGCTGGCGGCAGCAGACCGAATCTACCTGACGCGGGTGCATTGTAATATTGAAGGAGATGCCCATTTTCCTGAGCTGGGTGCAGAATGGAGGGAGTGTTCGCGTGAGGATCATCAGGCCGATACAAACAACGACCATGATTATAGCTTTCTGGTGCTGGAGCGTTAGTCTATCCCAGTAGGTCTTCAATAAACCAGGCAGCAAAGGCATGACGACCGGGTAATTCAGCCTTACGGTAAATGGCAGAAGCCTGTTGGCGTACGGTCTTTTCCAATGTGTTTCGAATGGCTGCAATCTCCTTCAGGCTTAGTCCCTTGAGTAATAGCCACCCTACTTCACGTTCACTGGTGGTTAATTTCCAGTCCTCAAATTGTTGTGTAATCACTTCACTTAATTTCTTTCGGGCATTCAGAATATAGGCACTGGCCTTAGGTGGGTAGGTGTTTTCCAGCGCGTTCTTTAAGGCCATGATTTCTCGATTCTGTTTGCGTAGTCCTCTTATCAGGTAGGTGATAGCGATAATGGCAATGCCAACAATCATGGTTTCCTTGATGATGTGTTGCATGGGTGCGCCATGTGTCAGGTCGGTCATGATGTCGATACCACTAGCGATTGCGATCAGGCTCAGTACAGATATCAGAGTGGTTTCCTTGTTAATGGCTATGTTCAATATCAGTCCTATGTGAATCAATGAGTTATATTGTTAGTCATATGTTGTACAGAGTTTATTTTAGACCTTTGTCCGATGTTTATTCAAGTGATTGTGTTTATTATTATGACATCATTCAAGATTAATAGAGGCGGTGGTGTTATGAAGCAAGAAGTCTATGTATGGGATATTCTGGTGCGGGTTTTTCACTGGTCGCTAGTATTATTTTTTCTGCTCGCTTATCTATCGGGTGATGAGTGGGATGATCTTCATATTTACTCGGGCTACATTATTCTTGCTTTATTAGTGACGCGTATTGTGTGGGGTTTTATCGGCAGTCGATATGCACGTTTTAGTGGTTTTGTTACTTCGCCTGAGAAGATGTTGAGTTATCTAAAGGATCTGTTATCAGGTAAGCCGGAACATTATGTTGGACATAATCCAGCCGGTGGCTGGATGATTCTGGCATTATTATTAAGTTTGAGTCTGACTGGTTTGACAGGTTATGCCCTGGAACAGGGATATCAATTAATGGATATGGGGATTCCTGTTGTTGTGGAGCAGTTGGTTGATGATGACGAAGAAGAATTACTGGAAGAGGTGCACGAATTCTTTGCCGGTTTAAGTCTGTTTCTGATCGGAGTTCACGTGCTTGGAGTGCTTGTTTCATCGCGTGTTCATAAAGAGAACCTGATTAAGGCTATGATTACAGGATATAAGCAGTAAAAGGGGGCGGATTTTCATTTCCACATAATTTCTGAAAAAAGTAAATCAAGAGCCCTGACTCCTTATAATTTCTGAAAAAAGTAAATCAAGAGCCCTGACTCCTTGATTTTTTTATAAACCTTTCTGGATCTTGAGATGTTGGGCATTGAACGCTGATTCGTTGTTGATTCTCCAGACACAGAGCCGTTAAGGTGCCGCCCCATAGACAGGCGGTATCCAGGGCGAAGATATTATCCTGATCAGCGACTCCCAATAGGGCGGCCCAGTGCCCGAACAGGATGCGTTCGTTGCGGGTGGCACGTTGTTTGATGCTGAACCAGGGGACAAAAGGGGGTGGCTGACTACCCGGTGGGCCATTGTGTTTCAGGTCGAGTTTTCCTGACGGGTCACAAAAGCGGAGTCGGGTAAAACAATTGGTGATATAGCGCAGGCGATCAGCACCACGTAAATCAGGTTTCCATTGGTCCGGTTTGTTACCGTACATGTTTTCAAGAAACTCCAGGGGGCGTTGTTGTAAGGCTTGTTCGACCTCTCCTGCATATTGTCGTGCCCGATCCAGGTTCCATTGCGGAGGAATACCGGCATGAACCATGCTGTAGCCTAGTTCCGGGTCATGGTGCATGAGTGGTTGGTAACGTAGCCAGTCTAGTAATGGTTCACGATCATGGGCATCGAGGATGGCTTGCAGGGTATCAACAGGATAATTGTGTTGTGGGACATAGGCGGCTGCCAACAGGTGGAGGTCATGATTACCTAACACGGTTACGGCACGATCACCGAGTTGATAGACAAGACGCAGGGTCTCTAGAGAGAGTGGCCCCCGATTGACCAGATCACCGGCAAACCAGAGTCGATCATTGGCAGGATCAAAGTTGATTTTGTCCAGTAAGGTGAGTAGTTGATCGTGACAACCCTGGATGTCACCAATGGCATAGCTTGTCATAACGGCACCTTAAGTCTGTCCCCATAGTCCTACTTAGTGCAGGGTTCGGGGCAGGGACAGGCTGAATACGGGAATTCGTGCCTCAAATTTTATGCCATCATCATCAATCATTTGATAATAACCTTCCATGCTGCCGACAGGGGTTTCTATCATGGTACCGCTGGTGTACTGGAATTGATCACCCGGTTTAAGATGAGGTTGCTCTCCTACCACACCATC
This genomic interval from Gammaproteobacteria bacterium contains the following:
- the folA gene encoding type 3 dihydrofolate reductase; the protein is MKISIVVAMAENSVIGIENRLPWHLPADLAHFKAVTMGKPILMGRKTYESIGRPLPGRTNIVVSRNIELEAPGCVVVDSIEAALAEAQQETPDEIMIIGGAYFYQQMLAAADRIYLTRVHCNIEGDAHFPELGAEWRECSREDHQADTNNDHDYSFLVLER
- a CDS encoding helix-turn-helix domain-containing protein, with the translated sequence MNKETTLISVLSLIAIASGIDIMTDLTHGAPMQHIIKETMIVGIAIIAITYLIRGLRKQNREIMALKNALENTYPPKASAYILNARKKLSEVITQQFEDWKLTTSEREVGWLLLKGLSLKEIAAIRNTLEKTVRQQASAIYRKAELPGRHAFAAWFIEDLLG
- a CDS encoding cytochrome B; this encodes MKQEVYVWDILVRVFHWSLVLFFLLAYLSGDEWDDLHIYSGYIILALLVTRIVWGFIGSRYARFSGFVTSPEKMLSYLKDLLSGKPEHYVGHNPAGGWMILALLLSLSLTGLTGYALEQGYQLMDMGIPVVVEQLVDDDEEELLEEVHEFFAGLSLFLIGVHVLGVLVSSRVHKENLIKAMITGYKQ
- a CDS encoding symmetrical bis(5'-nucleosyl)-tetraphosphatase — protein: MTSYAIGDIQGCHDQLLTLLDKINFDPANDRLWFAGDLVNRGPLSLETLRLVYQLGDRAVTVLGNHDLHLLAAAYVPQHNYPVDTLQAILDAHDREPLLDWLRYQPLMHHDPELGYSMVHAGIPPQWNLDRARQYAGEVEQALQQRPLEFLENMYGNKPDQWKPDLRGADRLRYITNCFTRLRFCDPSGKLDLKHNGPPGSQPPPFVPWFSIKQRATRNERILFGHWAALLGVADQDNIFALDTACLWGGTLTALCLENQQRISVQCPTSQDPERFIKKSRSQGS